A portion of the Candidatus Margulisiibacteriota bacterium genome contains these proteins:
- a CDS encoding PEGA domain-containing protein: MKKFLLIVLFSVSVVLSANADYGNLEIFTIPTTESAVYLDNIAVGSTPLKLEKIGVGTHRLEVLINNKSIFDKEIEVKASVTRILVKIEPESPSEKIKLYESQGFGGDMETIFSSKMSSSEAVNLSHHIAGISIEANANQIATAENEVIIPAEPYLKSYVEKQREINNSLVNAVIGLGALSLYYGNTLSGNPEANKGSIRNGAIYMYAGLMMKFFKPEYENKYDKVLAIDDSNSEGKDRREKLASETLKESSADAKNARNMSVVVGPLLGIFYLIDAPIIGIPLIYYAWHVYNNKSEAEIAYDAYLKAIENKKGAVRKN, from the coding sequence TTGTTTTCAGTCTCTGTTGTCTTGTCGGCCAATGCCGATTATGGCAACCTCGAGATATTTACCATTCCAACCACCGAAAGCGCCGTTTATCTTGACAATATTGCGGTGGGATCGACGCCGCTAAAACTAGAAAAAATAGGCGTCGGAACCCATCGTCTGGAAGTACTAATTAACAATAAATCAATATTCGATAAGGAAATTGAAGTGAAGGCCTCTGTCACTAGAATTCTTGTTAAGATCGAACCGGAGAGCCCCTCGGAAAAAATCAAATTGTATGAGTCACAAGGATTTGGCGGTGATATGGAAACAATATTTTCAAGCAAAATGAGTTCATCGGAAGCTGTTAATTTGAGCCATCATATTGCTGGAATATCAATCGAAGCGAACGCTAATCAGATTGCGACCGCGGAGAATGAGGTCATTATACCTGCTGAACCTTATCTTAAATCCTATGTAGAGAAGCAAAGGGAGATTAATAATTCTTTAGTCAATGCGGTTATCGGACTTGGTGCGCTATCTTTGTATTATGGGAATACTCTTTCAGGCAACCCGGAAGCAAATAAGGGGTCGATTAGAAATGGGGCGATTTACATGTATGCTGGATTAATGATGAAATTCTTCAAACCGGAGTATGAGAATAAATATGATAAGGTTTTAGCCATTGATGATTCTAATAGTGAAGGAAAAGATAGGAGAGAAAAATTGGCTTCGGAGACCTTAAAAGAAAGCAGCGCTGACGCAAAGAACGCCAGAAATATGAGCGTTGTCGTTGGACCATTGCTTGGAATATTCTATCTGATAGACGCTCCAATTATTGGGATCCCGCTAATATATTATGCCTGGCATGTATATAATAATAAGAGTGAGGCGGAAATTGCTTACGACGCTTACTTGAAAGCAATTGAAAATAAAAAGGGGGCGGTAAGAAAAAACTAA